A stretch of the Janthinobacterium sp. B9-8 genome encodes the following:
- a CDS encoding sensor histidine kinase, translated as MPRIGQSGLSLGSRIVLATLAFCLVFTLVAVAIKTWSAWQVNLAAMRAELSLIEQVYQHTLSKAIWEMDRETLRTHLTSASKVSSLGQIVITITPEQLAAETFVFTQPGWQASNIAPSRQLILNYHPFSGAAGQQVGKLVLSGDERVLWARLRSEVAAIIWTQGIQSLLLAGFIMLIFNRSVTVHVQRIARHLAQLNPDNLNQALLMPRDSSRQDELSMLVSGVNNLQSNLSGYLQQKQQYEEELAKHRDHLAERVGERTAELFEANKALASSADTLRQLGDIGRELTTSLNPHAICLTLYQHLRALLPLDAFTVALLASEGDRLNLIYYIEDGRVANPAILMLDHPSSLSVRAFREEQELIIADAALIEKAPSPENIKPSAPMRSVVLRPLIVNSQRIGVVSIQSHTANAFQERELEILRSIAVYAAIALANATAYAAAETSREQTANALETLRQAQSQLIQSEKMAALGQLIAGVAHEINTPIGAVKSSGKNIADSLSHALENLPRLFQILTEIDQQRFIQLISYKPEHVLSHREERSKVRTLNQELEAENIEDAHYKAGILVQLHAENSLAEYLPLLQHPDHGLILDTAYSISSIVSNTDNINSAVEQVSKIIFALKSFSRFDHEGVSTEAHLKDGLETVLTIYQNQIKQNIELIRHYEDIAPIVCFPDELNQVWTNLIHNGLQAMQYKGVLKIEISRTENEARVAISDSGCGIAENIRPKIFDAFFTTKPIGEGSGLGLDIVKRIIHKHHGRIEVQSEVGLGTTFLIYLPYLRPS; from the coding sequence ATGCCACGCATTGGTCAATCTGGTCTATCACTAGGCAGCCGCATCGTACTCGCTACGCTGGCTTTTTGTCTGGTATTTACACTCGTGGCCGTGGCGATTAAAACATGGTCAGCATGGCAAGTAAACCTAGCCGCCATGCGTGCAGAGCTTAGCCTTATTGAGCAGGTTTATCAGCACACCCTGAGTAAAGCGATTTGGGAAATGGATAGAGAAACACTCAGAACCCATTTAACCAGCGCATCCAAAGTATCGTCCTTAGGGCAAATTGTGATTACGATCACGCCAGAGCAACTGGCTGCAGAAACCTTTGTATTTACCCAGCCCGGCTGGCAAGCATCAAACATCGCCCCTTCCCGCCAGCTGATACTGAACTACCATCCTTTTTCCGGAGCAGCAGGTCAGCAGGTTGGCAAGCTCGTGCTTTCTGGTGATGAACGAGTACTGTGGGCGCGCTTACGTAGCGAGGTTGCTGCAATTATCTGGACGCAAGGCATTCAGTCGCTACTCTTAGCCGGTTTTATCATGCTGATTTTTAACCGATCGGTTACCGTGCATGTGCAGCGAATTGCCCGGCACCTAGCCCAGCTGAATCCTGATAACTTAAACCAAGCGCTGCTTATGCCACGGGATTCATCTCGTCAGGACGAGTTAAGCATGCTGGTTTCTGGCGTCAACAATTTACAGAGTAATTTATCCGGCTACTTACAACAAAAGCAGCAATATGAAGAAGAGCTAGCCAAACACCGCGATCATCTGGCCGAACGGGTTGGGGAGCGTACCGCAGAATTATTTGAAGCCAATAAAGCCTTAGCCAGCTCGGCAGATACATTACGCCAGCTGGGCGATATTGGTAGAGAGCTGACAACCAGCCTGAATCCCCATGCTATTTGCTTAACGCTTTACCAGCATCTACGCGCCCTCTTGCCCCTCGATGCCTTTACCGTGGCGCTACTCGCGTCTGAGGGCGACAGGCTGAATCTGATTTACTACATCGAAGATGGCCGGGTAGCCAATCCTGCCATCCTGATGCTTGATCACCCTAGCTCGCTTTCGGTTAGGGCATTTAGGGAAGAACAAGAGCTGATTATCGCAGACGCGGCCCTGATAGAAAAAGCACCTTCCCCTGAAAACATTAAGCCCAGCGCACCCATGCGCTCTGTAGTGCTACGCCCTTTAATTGTAAACAGCCAGCGTATTGGCGTTGTTTCCATTCAAAGCCACACCGCCAATGCATTTCAGGAAAGAGAATTAGAAATTCTGCGCTCTATCGCCGTTTATGCCGCCATTGCACTTGCTAATGCAACAGCTTATGCCGCCGCAGAAACCTCTAGGGAGCAAACAGCCAATGCGCTCGAAACCTTGCGCCAGGCACAGAGCCAGCTGATTCAATCTGAAAAAATGGCGGCTCTTGGGCAGCTTATTGCAGGCGTCGCACACGAAATCAATACGCCGATTGGCGCAGTAAAATCCAGTGGCAAAAATATCGCTGATTCATTAAGCCACGCCCTAGAAAACTTACCAAGACTCTTTCAAATACTGACTGAAATCGATCAACAACGCTTTATCCAATTAATCAGTTACAAACCTGAACACGTGCTAAGCCACCGCGAAGAAAGAAGTAAGGTACGCACATTAAACCAAGAACTTGAAGCCGAAAATATCGAAGATGCCCACTACAAAGCTGGGATTTTGGTGCAATTACACGCTGAAAACAGCTTGGCTGAATACTTACCGCTACTCCAGCATCCGGATCATGGCTTAATCCTTGATACGGCTTACAGCATTTCAAGCATCGTAAGCAATACCGACAATATTAATTCTGCAGTAGAGCAAGTCAGTAAAATTATCTTTGCACTGAAATCTTTTTCCCGCTTTGATCACGAAGGCGTCAGCACCGAAGCCCATTTAAAAGACGGCTTGGAAACGGTGCTCACCATTTATCAAAATCAAATTAAACAAAATATCGAATTAATACGCCACTACGAAGATATTGCCCCAATTGTCTGCTTCCCCGACGAGCTTAATCAGGTCTGGACCAATCTCATCCATAACGGATTGCAAGCCATGCAATACAAAGGCGTACTCAAGATAGAAATCAGCCGAACAGAGAATGAAGCAAGAGTGGCGATTTCAGATAGTGGCTGCGGCATTGCAGAAAATATCCGTCCAAAAATATTTGATGCTTTTTTTACGACCAAGCCCATAGGAGAGGGCAGCGGGCTTGGCCTCGACATAGTTAAAAGAATTATTCACAAGCACCACGGCCGTATTGAAGTACAGAGCGAAGTTGGCTTGGGCACAACGTTCTTAATCTATTTGCCCTACTTACGCCCAAGCTAG
- a CDS encoding GGDEF domain-containing response regulator, translated as MATILCVDDDSSVLNALRSLLGQRLRHDQSVELAENGAEALEIIAELAQEGRELSVIIADYIMPGMKGDELLVQVHQQLPKTMKIMLTGQSDLNGVKRTINEANLFRFLEKPWQNEDIVLTVQAAIHAYELDNKLQQKNQELLRINEELENRVNERTQQLQEKNRELEQLAITDRLTGLYNRLFLDQVLEREFTSAGRHSTTFSLILVDIDHFKKVNDSYGHHMGDEVLKSISRILKETIRASDLLGRWGGEEFLILCPKTQLKDAAKVAEKLRLAIEHYDFASIGCRTASFGVACYKNGDTIAMVEARADKALYLAKDQGRNRVVSSG; from the coding sequence ATGGCAACCATTTTATGTGTAGACGACGATAGCAGCGTACTCAATGCCCTGCGCTCTCTCCTAGGGCAGCGCCTGAGGCATGATCAATCGGTTGAGCTTGCGGAAAATGGCGCTGAAGCGCTAGAAATTATTGCCGAGCTAGCACAAGAAGGCCGCGAACTCAGCGTTATCATTGCGGATTACATTATGCCCGGCATGAAAGGCGATGAGCTTTTAGTGCAGGTGCATCAGCAGCTACCCAAAACCATGAAAATCATGCTCACCGGACAAAGTGATCTAAATGGCGTAAAACGCACGATTAATGAAGCGAATTTATTTCGCTTTCTTGAAAAACCTTGGCAAAACGAAGACATTGTCCTCACCGTGCAGGCTGCCATCCACGCTTATGAATTAGACAACAAACTGCAGCAAAAAAACCAAGAATTACTACGAATCAATGAAGAGCTAGAAAATAGAGTTAACGAGCGTACACAACAGTTGCAAGAAAAAAACCGCGAGCTAGAGCAACTGGCCATCACAGATCGCTTAACAGGCCTCTATAACCGCTTATTTCTTGATCAGGTTTTAGAACGAGAATTCACCTCGGCAGGCCGTCACAGCACCACTTTTTCCCTGATCTTGGTCGACATTGATCATTTCAAAAAGGTCAACGATAGCTACGGCCATCATATGGGTGATGAAGTGCTTAAAAGCATTAGCCGAATCCTGAAAGAAACGATCAGAGCCAGTGATCTGCTTGGGCGCTGGGGCGGCGAAGAGTTTCTAATTCTCTGCCCCAAGACACAACTCAAAGACGCGGCTAAAGTGGCCGAAAAACTACGCCTTGCTATCGAGCATTACGACTTTGCATCGATAGGCTGTAGAACCGCCAGTTTTGGTGTGGCCTGCTACAAAAATGGCGACACCATTGCCATGGTCGAAGCCCGTGCCGATAAAGCGCTTTATCTGGCAAAAGATCAAGGCCGAAACCGCGTGGTATCAAGTGGGTAA
- a CDS encoding LysR family transcriptional regulator — protein MTLSLDTLPGLALFSCVVRHGSLTGAAQELGLNRSSVSKQLARFEAQLGAKLLQRTTRKLALTELGERVWQEAQTVAAALGNIDAITDDYRQNVRGRLKVSCSSSLARVHLVPLLPLFSQRYPEVDLLLQLEDRFVDLTTEQVDIAIRVGHLPDSSLVARKLGELQWQLVASPSYLAQHGAPQTPSDLVQHACLFYQNGLRAMNLWTFSGPLGEEQVRVKGPLAMNDACALVDAAINGLGILLIDRALLAAPLASGQLLALLPDYQLAAGLPVYAVYPARDWLPAKATAFVEFIIKEFSPRLLVR, from the coding sequence ATGACTCTTTCTCTAGATACTTTGCCAGGCTTGGCGCTGTTTTCCTGCGTGGTACGCCATGGCAGTTTGACGGGGGCTGCGCAGGAGCTGGGTTTGAATCGCTCGTCAGTGAGTAAGCAGCTGGCGCGGTTTGAAGCTCAGCTTGGCGCAAAATTATTACAAAGAACAACGCGTAAGCTGGCGCTGACCGAGTTAGGTGAGCGGGTCTGGCAAGAGGCGCAAACGGTTGCTGCGGCGTTGGGTAATATCGATGCGATTACCGATGATTATCGGCAGAATGTGCGCGGGCGGCTGAAGGTAAGCTGCTCGTCGTCCTTGGCTAGGGTGCATTTAGTCCCCTTGCTGCCCTTATTTTCCCAGCGTTATCCAGAAGTCGATTTGCTCTTGCAATTGGAAGATCGCTTTGTGGATTTAACGACCGAGCAAGTCGACATCGCCATTCGGGTGGGCCATTTGCCAGATTCATCCCTAGTGGCGCGTAAGCTGGGTGAATTACAGTGGCAGCTGGTGGCCAGCCCAAGCTACTTGGCACAGCACGGTGCGCCGCAAACACCGAGTGATCTAGTGCAGCATGCCTGCCTCTTTTACCAAAATGGCCTACGTGCGATGAATCTATGGACTTTTTCTGGGCCATTAGGGGAGGAGCAGGTGCGGGTAAAAGGGCCTTTAGCGATGAATGATGCCTGTGCTTTGGTCGATGCGGCCATCAATGGCCTAGGCATATTATTGATTGACCGCGCCTTATTGGCCGCACCACTTGCCAGTGGGCAATTGCTGGCGCTGTTGCCAGATTATCAGCTAGCCGCGGGCTTACCGGTGTATGCGGTTTATCCCGCTCGTGATTGGCTACCCGCTAAAGCCACTGCTTTTGTCGAGTTTATCATCAAGGAATTTTCCCCCAGATTGCTCGTCAGATAG
- a CDS encoding NADP-dependent oxidoreductase, translating into MTTSMQAIRQHSYGQRDVLQLENVPTPQINADDVLIRVHAAGVNPVDWKIREGYLQSMLTYEMPLTLGWDVAGEIVALGEHVTGWQIGDAVYSRPDIARNGAYAEFVAVRASEIAKKPQSLDWQQAAAVPLAALTAWQALFEIAKLQAGEKVLIHAGAGGVGLFAIQLAKWRGAEVYTTTSGKNAELVSAHGADHVIDYTQANFADLRDLDVVFDTMGGEILAQSWQTLKVGGRLVSICDEPDAATAQKHQVNAHFCFVQPNAAQLSEIAALLDAGHIKVVIDSVFPLAQAALAHERSESGRARGKIVLQVV; encoded by the coding sequence ATGACAACAAGCATGCAAGCCATTCGCCAACACAGCTACGGTCAACGCGATGTATTACAACTGGAAAACGTGCCCACACCGCAGATTAACGCTGATGATGTGCTGATTCGCGTCCATGCAGCGGGCGTCAATCCAGTGGATTGGAAAATCCGTGAAGGCTATTTGCAATCCATGCTGACTTATGAAATGCCGCTTACTTTGGGCTGGGATGTGGCAGGTGAAATTGTTGCCCTAGGCGAGCATGTCACAGGCTGGCAGATCGGTGATGCCGTATATTCCCGCCCTGATATTGCCCGCAATGGCGCATATGCCGAGTTTGTTGCCGTTAGGGCCAGCGAAATTGCCAAAAAACCACAAAGCTTAGACTGGCAACAAGCCGCAGCCGTGCCTTTGGCCGCACTGACTGCATGGCAAGCGCTATTTGAAATCGCTAAATTGCAAGCGGGCGAGAAAGTGCTCATCCATGCCGGTGCGGGTGGTGTAGGCTTGTTTGCGATTCAATTGGCCAAGTGGCGCGGTGCCGAGGTATATACCACCACCTCTGGTAAAAACGCCGAATTGGTCAGCGCCCACGGTGCCGACCATGTGATTGATTACACGCAAGCCAACTTCGCAGATTTACGCGATCTGGATGTGGTGTTTGACACTATGGGCGGTGAAATCCTAGCCCAAAGCTGGCAAACACTGAAGGTGGGAGGCCGACTGGTCTCGATTTGTGACGAGCCCGATGCGGCTACCGCGCAAAAACACCAAGTTAACGCGCATTTTTGCTTTGTGCAGCCTAATGCCGCTCAATTAAGCGAGATTGCCGCATTGCTGGATGCCGGGCACATCAAAGTGGTCATCGACAGCGTGTTCCCATTAGCCCAAGCCGCCCTCGCCCATGAGCGCAGCGAAAGTGGCCGCGCCCGTGGCAAGATTGTGCTGCAAGTTGTTTAA
- the gntU gene encoding gluconate transporter has product MDTLTLLVTAIGSVLMLLFLVMKARLHAFVALMLVSIAAGIGSGMPLDKIADTMQKGMGGTLGFLAVVVALGAMFGKILHETGALDQIAVKLLDLFGQSRANYALGIAGLICTLPLFFDVAVVLLIGVVFAVARRTGGNVVKLAIPLFAGVAAAAAFLLPGPTAMLLASQMKADFGWMIVLGLAAAIPGMLLAGPVYGNFISKHVHLPLPADVSEPSLGKGQMPSFGFSLALVLFPLILVGLKTIVARFVDPSGTAYQWLQLIGHPFIAILAACLLAIYGLALRRGMSKDKVMEVCSAALQPAGIILLVTGAGGVFKQVLVDSGVGPALGNALIGAGLPIAVACFVLAAMVRVIQGSATVACLTTVGLVLPVIELAGYSGAQLAALSVCIAGGSIVLSHVNDSGFWLFGKFTGANELQTLKTWTVMETILGTTGALVGMAAFSML; this is encoded by the coding sequence ATGGATACATTAACCTTACTGGTCACCGCGATTGGCTCGGTGCTGATGTTGTTGTTCCTGGTGATGAAGGCTCGTTTACATGCTTTTGTTGCCTTAATGCTGGTGTCTATTGCTGCGGGTATCGGCTCGGGCATGCCACTGGATAAAATTGCCGACACTATGCAAAAGGGCATGGGCGGCACCCTGGGCTTTTTAGCCGTAGTGGTGGCGCTGGGGGCGATGTTCGGCAAAATCCTGCATGAAACAGGTGCGCTCGATCAGATTGCGGTAAAGCTGCTTGATCTGTTTGGCCAAAGCCGCGCCAACTACGCGCTGGGGATCGCCGGGCTGATTTGTACCCTGCCTTTGTTCTTTGATGTGGCGGTGGTGTTATTGATTGGCGTGGTATTTGCCGTAGCCCGCCGCACAGGTGGCAATGTGGTTAAGCTGGCGATTCCGCTGTTTGCCGGTGTAGCCGCTGCCGCAGCTTTTCTTTTGCCTGGTCCGACTGCAATGCTGCTGGCCTCGCAAATGAAAGCTGATTTTGGCTGGATGATTGTACTGGGTCTGGCTGCTGCGATTCCTGGCATGCTGCTGGCTGGCCCTGTTTACGGTAATTTCATTAGTAAACATGTGCACTTGCCGCTGCCTGCCGATGTGAGCGAGCCAAGTTTGGGTAAGGGCCAGATGCCTTCCTTTGGTTTCAGCCTTGCGCTGGTGCTGTTTCCGCTGATTCTGGTGGGCTTAAAAACCATCGTGGCACGTTTTGTTGATCCAAGCGGCACGGCTTATCAATGGTTGCAGCTGATTGGTCACCCCTTTATTGCTATTTTAGCGGCATGTTTGTTGGCCATTTACGGCCTAGCACTGCGCCGTGGTATGAGCAAAGACAAGGTGATGGAAGTCTGTAGCGCCGCCTTGCAGCCCGCCGGGATTATCCTGCTGGTGACCGGTGCGGGTGGTGTGTTTAAGCAAGTACTGGTGGATTCGGGTGTAGGCCCTGCTTTGGGTAATGCATTGATCGGCGCAGGCCTGCCGATTGCCGTAGCCTGCTTTGTATTGGCTGCGATGGTGCGGGTGATTCAAGGCTCGGCAACCGTAGCATGCTTAACTACAGTGGGTTTGGTACTGCCGGTGATTGAGCTGGCGGGTTATTCAGGTGCGCAGTTGGCGGCATTATCGGTATGTATTGCTGGTGGTTCGATCGTACTGAGCCATGTGAATGATTCTGGCTTTTGGCTATTCGGTAAGTTTACAGGGGCTAATGAGCTGCAAACCCTGAAAACGTGGACGGTGATGGAAACAATCCTCGGTACTACGGGTGCCTTGGTCGGTATGGCTGCGTTTAGCATGTTGTAA
- the gntK gene encoding gluconokinase, with product MSQIDQVIPHQVFVVMGVSGSGKSAVGSAVSRVLDCGFLDGDFLHPRANIDKMASGQPLNDDDRAPWLGALSTAAYAMQRTQTISVIVCSSLKKAYRDILREGNPNLSFIYLGGTFELIESRLKARQGHFQKPKMLVSQFATLEVPGSDEPDVVHIDIDQSLENVVAAAVQHIRAITAQE from the coding sequence ATGAGTCAGATCGATCAGGTAATACCACACCAAGTGTTTGTTGTAATGGGTGTTTCAGGAAGTGGTAAGTCTGCAGTGGGCAGTGCGGTATCCCGAGTGCTGGACTGTGGATTTCTGGATGGCGATTTTCTGCATCCACGCGCCAATATCGACAAAATGGCTTCCGGCCAGCCTTTAAATGACGACGACAGAGCGCCATGGTTAGGTGCATTAAGCACCGCTGCTTACGCCATGCAACGCACTCAGACTATTTCGGTGATTGTGTGTTCTTCACTGAAAAAAGCCTACCGGGATATTTTGCGCGAAGGGAACCCTAATCTCTCTTTTATTTATTTGGGTGGCACATTCGAGCTGATCGAATCCCGCTTAAAAGCGCGGCAAGGCCATTTTCAAAAGCCAAAAATGCTGGTTTCCCAATTTGCCACACTCGAAGTGCCGGGCAGTGATGAGCCAGATGTTGTGCATATCGATATCGATCAAAGCCTGGAAAACGTGGTTGCCGCTGCCGTGCAACACATCCGTGCAATAACCGCTCAGGAGTAA
- a CDS encoding substrate-binding domain-containing protein: protein MNHKARRPTLQDVADKVGASKMTVSRYLREPQQVAEATAKKIAVAMEELGYIHNRVPDMLANAKSRAIGVLLPSMSNQVFSSVVRGIESVSGPAGLHALYGHYGYSMEREEQQIAQLLSFNVDGLILSETQHTDRTLRMLETAAIPVLEVMELPEHPVDLAVGLNHTAAAKEIVGLMIARGRKRIAYLAARLDHRTRQREAGYLAALAEAGLTPVLIHTDQPSSFTLGGQLLRNALQAAPDLDGVFCTNDDIAAGALLACQAMGLSVPAQISVAGFNALDIGHALAPQLASVITPREAIGRVAAERLIGRMEGKVYPDRVLDMSYDIFLGQSL, encoded by the coding sequence ATGAATCACAAAGCACGCCGCCCCACTTTGCAGGATGTGGCGGATAAAGTGGGGGCTTCCAAAATGACGGTGAGCCGCTATTTGCGCGAGCCGCAGCAGGTGGCTGAGGCGACGGCTAAAAAAATTGCCGTGGCGATGGAAGAGTTGGGCTACATCCATAACCGCGTGCCGGATATGCTGGCCAATGCCAAAAGCCGTGCGATTGGCGTGTTACTGCCTTCGATGTCGAATCAGGTTTTCTCCAGCGTAGTGCGTGGTATTGAATCGGTCAGCGGCCCTGCGGGCTTGCATGCGCTATACGGGCACTATGGCTACAGCATGGAGCGGGAAGAGCAGCAGATCGCGCAACTGCTGTCTTTCAATGTAGACGGGCTGATTTTGTCTGAAACCCAGCATACCGACCGCACCTTGCGGATGCTGGAAACCGCTGCAATCCCTGTGCTTGAAGTCATGGAGCTGCCGGAGCATCCGGTTGATCTGGCTGTCGGGCTGAACCACACCGCGGCCGCCAAAGAAATCGTCGGCCTGATGATTGCCAGAGGAAGAAAGCGGATTGCCTATTTAGCCGCGCGCCTGGATCATCGTACCCGCCAGCGGGAAGCGGGGTATCTGGCGGCGCTGGCTGAGGCAGGGCTGACACCCGTATTGATCCACACCGATCAGCCTTCAAGCTTTACCTTGGGAGGCCAGCTATTACGTAATGCCCTGCAAGCCGCGCCCGATCTGGATGGTGTGTTTTGCACCAATGATGATATCGCCGCAGGTGCATTGCTTGCCTGCCAGGCCATGGGGCTGAGCGTGCCAGCGCAAATCAGCGTGGCGGGTTTTAACGCGCTGGATATCGGCCATGCCCTCGCACCGCAACTCGCCAGCGTGATTACCCCCCGTGAAGCGATTGGCCGCGTGGCCGCCGAGCGTTTAATCGGCAGAATGGAAGGAAAAGTGTATCCGGACAGGGTATTGGATATGTCTTACGATATTTTCCTGGGGCAGAGTTTGTGA
- the dbpA gene encoding ATP-dependent RNA helicase DbpA: protein MNTTSFANLPLSPAMLQNLDSLGYVEMTEIQAQSLPLILARRDLIAQAKTGSGKTAAFGIGMLHKLNPSYFAIQGLVICPTRELADQVAKELRRLARFTENIKILTLCGGTPMGPQIASLVHGAHIIVGTPGRLRDHLGRASIDLSTVQTLVLDEADRMVDMGFYDEIAGIVSACPTRRQTLLFSATYPDNIRKDSAKFLKLPAEVKVEAQHADSQIEQRFYSVEHEERNAAVAQLLNHYKPVQTLAFCNTKIHCRELAAELRDQGFSALALYGELEQRERDEILVQFSNQSCSILVATDVAARGLDIQSLGAVINVDVSKDTEVHIHRIGRTGRGHDKGLALSLAAPNEKKWVTLIEEYQGGPVRWFDLEKLEPAEGGPLRPPMVTLCIMGGKKDKLRPGDLLGALTGDAGLTKEQVGKINVFEFLTYVAIDRRVANKAFNSLSQGNIKGRSFKMRFLGE, encoded by the coding sequence GTGAACACTACATCTTTTGCCAATCTACCCCTCTCGCCGGCCATGCTGCAAAACTTGGATAGCTTGGGTTACGTCGAAATGACGGAAATTCAGGCGCAAAGCCTGCCGCTGATTCTGGCGCGCCGCGATTTAATTGCACAGGCTAAAACCGGCAGCGGCAAGACCGCAGCTTTCGGGATTGGCATGCTGCATAAGCTCAACCCCAGCTATTTTGCGATTCAAGGTTTGGTGATTTGCCCAACGCGCGAGCTGGCGGATCAAGTGGCAAAAGAGCTGCGCCGTTTGGCCCGCTTTACTGAAAATATCAAAATTTTAACGCTCTGCGGTGGCACGCCGATGGGCCCGCAAATCGCCTCTCTGGTACACGGGGCGCATATTATTGTGGGTACGCCGGGCCGCTTACGCGATCACCTTGGCCGCGCTTCGATTGATTTATCCACAGTACAAACGCTGGTATTAGACGAAGCCGACCGCATGGTTGATATGGGCTTTTACGACGAGATCGCCGGTATTGTGAGCGCTTGCCCAACGCGCCGCCAAACCCTGCTGTTTTCTGCCACCTATCCCGACAATATTCGCAAAGACAGCGCAAAGTTTCTGAAGCTGCCTGCCGAAGTGAAAGTAGAGGCGCAACATGCTGACAGCCAAATCGAACAACGTTTCTACAGTGTTGAGCACGAGGAGCGTAACGCCGCCGTGGCGCAGCTACTCAATCACTACAAGCCCGTTCAGACACTGGCCTTCTGCAATACCAAGATCCACTGCCGCGAGCTCGCAGCAGAGCTCCGAGATCAAGGTTTTAGCGCCTTGGCGCTCTACGGCGAGCTAGAGCAACGCGAGCGCGACGAGATCCTTGTGCAGTTTTCTAATCAAAGCTGCTCGATCCTGGTCGCCACCGATGTGGCCGCGCGTGGTTTGGATATTCAAAGCTTGGGTGCGGTGATTAACGTTGACGTGTCCAAAGACACCGAAGTGCATATCCACCGCATCGGCCGCACTGGCCGTGGCCACGATAAGGGCTTGGCACTCAGCCTAGCTGCGCCCAATGAAAAGAAATGGGTCACACTGATCGAAGAATATCAGGGCGGGCCGGTACGCTGGTTTGATCTGGAAAAACTGGAGCCTGCAGAAGGCGGCCCTTTGCGCCCACCTATGGTCACGCTGTGCATTATGGGCGGCAAGAAAGACAAGCTGCGCCCGGGTGATTTACTCGGCGCACTGACTGGTGACGCAGGCCTGACTAAAGAGCAGGTTGGTAAAATCAATGTGTTTGAATTTTTAACTTATGTCGCCATCGACAGACGCGTAGCTAATAAAGCCTTTAATAGCCTAAGCCAAGGCAATATCAAAGGCCGCAGCTTTAAAATGCGTTTTCTGGGCGAGTAA